A single window of Candidatus Polarisedimenticolaceae bacterium DNA harbors:
- a CDS encoding lysophospholipid acyltransferase family protein produces MWLYRLITTTAPLLGAYWRLSTAEAFDAFPKSGPVLIAANHSCFLDPWLVTMVNRRDISWLTTRQWYDRSWFWKKFFDAQGVLPVQAEDPQGTIELMCRHLESGKIVGIFPEGRISYDGKVHRFRPGLSRVAARTGVPVVPIGIRGSFESLPRTRRFPRPTKITIHYGEPRVFPGSPVAGPPPRAASVAFQQQIFDDILRLSARQPADQGEPSFVA; encoded by the coding sequence ATGTGGCTCTATCGCCTGATCACGACCACCGCGCCGCTCCTCGGAGCGTATTGGCGTCTGTCGACGGCGGAGGCGTTCGACGCCTTCCCGAAGTCGGGGCCGGTCCTCATCGCGGCCAATCACTCGTGTTTTCTCGACCCGTGGCTCGTGACGATGGTGAACCGCCGCGACATCAGCTGGCTGACCACGAGGCAGTGGTACGACCGCTCGTGGTTCTGGAAGAAGTTCTTCGACGCGCAGGGGGTGCTGCCGGTCCAGGCGGAGGATCCGCAGGGGACGATCGAACTGATGTGCCGGCACCTCGAGAGCGGGAAGATCGTGGGGATCTTCCCGGAGGGGCGCATCTCCTACGACGGCAAGGTGCACCGCTTCCGCCCGGGCCTCTCCCGTGTCGCCGCGAGAACCGGTGTCCCCGTGGTACCGATCGGCATTCGCGGATCGTTCGAGAGCCTTCCCCGCACCCGGCGGTTCCCGAGGCCCACGAAGATCACGATCCACTACGGGGAGCCGCGGGTCTTTCCGGGATCCCCCGTCGCGGGACCGCCGCCCCGCGCCGCCTCGGTCGCGTTCCAGCAGCAGATCTTCGACGACATCCTCCGCCTGTCGGCTCGCCAGCCCGCGGATCAGGGCGAGCCATCCTTCGTGGCCTGA
- the lnt gene encoding apolipoprotein N-acyltransferase produces MKRVPARLAVALASAALFGAYAQFPTLAFLPYLALVPWILLYGDRRGETPSHVYYVLATLVAWMTQYTSVMKYGWFVPPVMALFYTPIAWAFTPLLARVKRLGIPLVIVVPVLWTAVEVLRARFCLAHFDLYALGYSQARTPGLAQIADVTGVWGLTFLVAAVNGWIADLAFAVRDARLDGAPVDWRPRIRSGAVLAAAFAVAFGYGFVRVGSMTFEDGPRLAVIQPNILHTLNNPIGTHAAQTIQTERAIPPGSADLIVWPENAILDRLDRPGAYLPDLKWLLERKGAWLLLGALGVPEGRPWDTTNAAILLDADGTVRGQYDKQVLYPWSEYVPLDRLLGAISTPLQRAHRGLIRKAWGYLATGTPGRGMSLLRIPWRGDTIPFAVLICVENTYPPVPAEAGRLGARFFVNITSEGEVGGVVQEQLLRISMLRAIENRIAYVRCGNTGISGFIDPAGRLTALLRGKRGGTISVAGSLTAPVPLSDGRTTLYARSRDAFGWGCVLATALWIVLSFRARLGPVAAIAILAPALAGCGGPDPAIAAARAACEEESACRQALPSAMQAWLARRSPEAAADFFGSVAQRWPSLEGDARAMRSYFLDEAADSTAALAEARRSVEVQPNARNLAMLGRLLMKRREPAAAAEVFARAIARDPSDARIHEQRVRAVWWAGDAAWARREAETLVLRAPRYAPAWSTLALLRFDAGDTAGALEAAGRALESDPANLEARLVRVRAALGEGRIDDAEAVREEIARIEAGLGRAPRRE; encoded by the coding sequence ATGAAGCGCGTGCCGGCCCGACTCGCGGTGGCCCTCGCCTCTGCGGCCCTGTTCGGCGCGTACGCGCAGTTCCCCACGCTCGCCTTCCTTCCTTACCTCGCGCTCGTTCCCTGGATCCTCCTGTACGGCGACCGGCGGGGCGAGACCCCTTCGCACGTCTACTACGTCCTCGCGACCCTCGTCGCCTGGATGACCCAGTACACGTCGGTCATGAAGTACGGGTGGTTCGTCCCGCCGGTGATGGCGCTCTTCTACACGCCGATCGCCTGGGCGTTCACGCCGCTGCTGGCACGGGTCAAGCGCCTCGGGATTCCGCTCGTGATCGTGGTCCCCGTGTTGTGGACCGCCGTCGAGGTGCTGCGCGCCCGCTTCTGCCTCGCGCACTTCGACCTCTACGCGCTGGGATACTCGCAGGCCCGCACCCCCGGGCTCGCGCAGATCGCCGACGTCACCGGGGTGTGGGGGCTGACCTTCCTCGTCGCGGCGGTGAACGGCTGGATCGCCGATCTCGCGTTCGCCGTGAGGGACGCGCGGCTCGACGGCGCGCCCGTGGACTGGAGGCCGAGGATCCGTTCCGGCGCGGTGCTCGCCGCGGCGTTCGCCGTCGCGTTCGGTTACGGCTTCGTGCGCGTCGGCTCCATGACCTTCGAGGACGGGCCCCGTCTCGCCGTGATCCAGCCGAACATCCTCCACACCCTCAACAACCCCATCGGGACGCACGCCGCCCAGACGATCCAGACCGAGCGGGCGATCCCGCCGGGCTCCGCGGATCTGATCGTCTGGCCGGAGAACGCGATCCTCGACCGCCTCGACCGGCCCGGGGCGTACCTGCCGGACCTGAAGTGGCTCCTCGAACGGAAGGGGGCGTGGCTGCTCCTCGGGGCGCTCGGGGTCCCCGAGGGTCGTCCCTGGGACACGACCAACGCCGCGATCCTGCTCGACGCGGACGGGACCGTGCGCGGTCAATACGACAAGCAGGTGCTCTACCCGTGGTCGGAGTACGTGCCGCTCGACCGGCTCCTCGGCGCGATCTCCACACCGTTGCAGCGCGCGCACCGCGGATTGATCCGCAAGGCTTGGGGCTACCTGGCCACGGGAACGCCGGGGCGGGGGATGAGCCTGCTCCGGATCCCGTGGAGGGGGGACACGATCCCGTTCGCCGTGCTCATCTGCGTCGAGAACACGTATCCGCCGGTCCCCGCCGAGGCCGGCCGTCTTGGCGCGCGCTTCTTCGTGAACATCACGAGCGAAGGGGAAGTCGGCGGGGTGGTGCAGGAGCAGCTCCTGCGCATCTCGATGCTTCGCGCCATCGAGAACCGCATCGCGTACGTGCGTTGCGGGAACACCGGGATCTCCGGGTTCATCGATCCCGCGGGACGGCTGACCGCGCTCCTGCGCGGGAAACGCGGCGGCACGATCTCGGTCGCCGGCTCGCTGACGGCGCCCGTTCCGCTCTCCGACGGCCGCACCACGCTGTACGCCAGGAGCCGCGATGCCTTCGGGTGGGGCTGCGTGCTGGCGACGGCCCTGTGGATCGTCCTTTCGTTCCGCGCCCGACTCGGACCGGTCGCGGCGATCGCGATCCTCGCTCCCGCGCTCGCGGGGTGCGGCGGCCCCGACCCGGCGATCGCGGCCGCGCGCGCGGCCTGCGAGGAGGAGTCGGCCTGCCGCCAGGCCCTCCCCTCCGCCATGCAGGCGTGGCTCGCGCGCCGCAGTCCCGAGGCGGCCGCCGACTTCTTCGGCTCGGTTGCGCAGCGCTGGCCGTCCCTCGAAGGGGATGCGCGGGCGATGCGGTCGTACTTCCTCGACGAGGCGGCGGACTCGACGGCGGCCCTTGCCGAGGCGCGGCGATCGGTCGAGGTCCAGCCCAACGCGCGCAACCTCGCGATGCTCGGGCGGTTGCTGATGAAACGGCGGGAGCCCGCGGCGGCCGCCGAGGTGTTCGCGCGGGCGATCGCCCGGGACCCGTCGGATGCCCGGATCCACGAGCAGCGCGTCCGCGCGGTCTGGTGGGCGGGGGACGCGGCCTGGGCGCGCCGCGAGGCGGAGACGCTGGTGCTCCGGGCGCCGCGGTACGCCCCCGCCTGGTCCACCCTCGCCTTGCTGCGTTTCGACGCCGGGGACACGGCCGGCGCGCTCGAGGCCGCCGGCCGGGCGCTCGAGTCGGACCCGGCGAACCTGGAGGCGCGCCTGGTGCGCGTGCGGGCCGCGCTCGGGGAGGGAAGGATCGACGACGCTGAGGCGGTCCGAGAGGAAATCGCGCGGATTGAGGCGGGTCTCGGGCGGGCCCCCCGCAGGGAGTGA
- a CDS encoding response regulator transcription factor — MRVLVVEDHAPTRSLVESALKGEGHHVESAPSLASARDKLAGGAFGVIILDWMLPDGAGPELCREMRASGNPTPVLILTAKTDVEDRVAGLDAGADDYLKKPFAVAELRARVRALLRRGPQIEDPVVRIGPVEIRTSARLVLVDGVEVAVTAKEFEILEVLARHAGRAVSRSAILLTVWGTEDDAVGASLEVLIARLRRKISDAGGPDLIRTHRGFGYALRVEG; from the coding sequence GTGCGAGTTCTCGTCGTCGAAGATCACGCACCGACCCGGTCCCTGGTCGAGTCCGCCCTCAAGGGAGAGGGGCACCACGTCGAAAGCGCGCCGTCGCTGGCGTCCGCGAGGGACAAGCTCGCCGGCGGTGCCTTCGGGGTGATCATCCTCGACTGGATGCTCCCCGACGGCGCCGGGCCGGAGTTGTGCCGTGAGATGCGGGCGTCCGGGAACCCCACCCCGGTCCTCATCCTGACCGCCAAGACCGACGTCGAGGACCGGGTCGCGGGGCTCGACGCGGGGGCGGACGATTACCTCAAGAAGCCGTTCGCCGTCGCCGAGCTGCGCGCCCGGGTGAGGGCGTTGCTGCGGCGCGGCCCTCAGATCGAGGACCCGGTGGTCCGGATCGGGCCGGTCGAGATCCGCACGTCGGCTCGCCTGGTTCTCGTGGACGGGGTCGAGGTCGCGGTCACGGCGAAGGAGTTCGAGATCCTGGAGGTCCTGGCCCGCCATGCCGGGCGGGCGGTCTCCCGCTCGGCGATCCTCCTGACCGTGTGGGGCACGGAGGACGACGCCGTCGGGGCGAGCCTGGAGGTCCTCATCGCCCGGCTCCGCCGGAAGATCTCGGACGCCGGGGGGCCGGATCTCATCCGGACCCACCGGGGGTTCGGGTATGCCCTGCGCGTGGAGGGATGA
- a CDS encoding LTA synthase family protein: MGRFTGSRMRLGVGLAAFYLAIGVALRSVLLVKFGGGPVGVLSGATLLALGALNDLLTVAVALSPVGLLLAWCPPAMLRSAVVRGALAVGLGGAITFGAFTEYFFFEEFDARFNHIALDYLLHPKEVFVNIWDSYNVPAFVAWAAAAGLVLGLLAWRRPRRGVERLGLRQRLLASAAVFGGAFAAAMALRAIPDAPTTNRVRNEIATNGLESLIHAFRSARLPYDAYYRTLPAREAHERAAKVLRHRPPQPDPDGGFRMDAAVPVRVVPDHAWDVVVILEESLGSEFISALGRPGPELTPGFDRWSREGTLLTNLVATGTRTVRGLEGTLASFVPLPGDAILKRDLGHPVATLGAVMRHAGYRTVFYYGGWGAFDSMKPFFLHDGWEEFDERDSFPGDAFSTIWGVADEYVFDALLGRQRRAAREGERLFATVMSTSNHKPFDVPDRPAAVPSRLRNREAAVAYSDWALANYLDRAGAEGLLDHTLVLVVGDHGARVYGREEIPAASYRIPALFLAPGDAWKGRRIDRLASQIDLAPTLLGILGLDTDAPFFGEDVASLPADGGRAFLHHNLDFGILTDTALVTLGLRRSDACYERSGRASDVFTRVEDCDTRPDLVALRDDAVAVYQTASDLLEEGDYDLPEDDPAITPPRSPVSADR, translated from the coding sequence ATGGGTCGGTTCACGGGAAGTCGGATGCGCCTCGGCGTGGGGCTGGCGGCGTTCTACCTCGCCATCGGGGTCGCGCTCCGCAGTGTATTGCTCGTCAAGTTCGGAGGCGGACCGGTCGGGGTTCTCTCGGGGGCGACCCTGCTCGCCCTGGGCGCTCTCAACGACCTCCTGACGGTCGCCGTGGCGCTGTCGCCGGTCGGGCTCCTCCTCGCGTGGTGCCCGCCCGCGATGCTGCGCTCGGCCGTGGTCCGTGGCGCCCTCGCCGTCGGCCTCGGCGGCGCGATCACCTTCGGCGCCTTCACCGAGTATTTCTTCTTCGAGGAGTTCGACGCGCGCTTCAACCACATCGCGCTCGACTACCTGCTCCACCCGAAGGAAGTCTTCGTCAACATCTGGGACAGCTACAACGTCCCGGCCTTCGTGGCCTGGGCCGCGGCGGCGGGTTTGGTGCTCGGGTTGCTGGCGTGGCGCCGCCCCCGGCGCGGCGTCGAGCGACTCGGCCTCCGGCAGCGTCTGCTGGCGTCCGCGGCGGTGTTCGGCGGCGCCTTCGCGGCCGCGATGGCGCTGCGCGCGATCCCGGACGCTCCCACCACCAACCGGGTGAGGAACGAGATCGCGACGAACGGCCTCGAATCGCTCATCCACGCCTTCCGGTCCGCACGCCTTCCCTATGACGCCTATTACCGGACGCTCCCGGCGCGCGAGGCCCACGAGCGTGCCGCGAAGGTGCTCCGCCACCGTCCCCCGCAGCCCGACCCCGACGGCGGCTTCCGGATGGACGCCGCCGTCCCCGTCCGCGTCGTGCCGGATCATGCGTGGGACGTCGTCGTCATCCTCGAGGAGAGCCTGGGGAGCGAGTTCATCTCGGCGCTCGGGAGGCCGGGCCCGGAGTTGACGCCGGGCTTCGACCGCTGGTCACGCGAAGGCACGTTGCTGACGAACCTCGTGGCGACAGGGACGCGCACGGTGCGCGGGCTCGAGGGGACGCTGGCTTCTTTCGTGCCGCTTCCCGGCGACGCCATCCTCAAGCGGGACCTCGGGCACCCCGTGGCGACGCTCGGGGCCGTGATGCGTCACGCCGGGTACCGGACCGTCTTCTACTACGGCGGGTGGGGGGCGTTCGACTCGATGAAACCGTTCTTCCTGCACGACGGCTGGGAGGAGTTCGACGAGAGGGATTCGTTCCCCGGGGACGCCTTCTCCACGATCTGGGGCGTCGCCGACGAATACGTCTTCGACGCGCTGCTCGGCCGACAGCGGCGCGCGGCGCGGGAGGGCGAGCGCCTCTTCGCGACCGTGATGTCGACGAGCAACCACAAACCTTTCGACGTCCCCGACCGTCCGGCGGCGGTGCCGTCGAGACTGCGGAATCGCGAAGCCGCCGTCGCCTACTCCGACTGGGCGCTGGCGAACTACCTCGACCGGGCCGGGGCCGAGGGGCTGCTCGACCACACGCTCGTCCTCGTCGTCGGCGATCACGGGGCGCGTGTCTACGGGAGGGAGGAGATCCCCGCGGCGAGCTACCGCATTCCCGCGCTGTTCCTCGCCCCGGGCGATGCGTGGAAGGGGAGGCGCATCGATCGCCTGGCGTCGCAGATCGACCTCGCGCCGACCCTCCTGGGGATCCTCGGGCTCGATACCGACGCGCCTTTCTTCGGCGAGGACGTCGCGAGCCTTCCGGCGGACGGGGGGCGAGCCTTCCTTCACCACAACCTGGATTTCGGGATCCTCACCGACACCGCGCTCGTGACCCTGGGCCTTCGCCGCTCGGACGCCTGCTACGAGAGGAGCGGCCGGGCCAGCGACGTGTTCACGCGCGTGGAGGACTGCGACACACGGCCCGACCTCGTCGCGCTGCGCGACGACGCCGTCGCGGTCTACCAAACGGCCTCGGACCTCCTCGAGGAGGGAGACTACGACCTTCCCGAGGACGACCCGGCGATCACACCGCCGCGATCGCCCGTTTCAGCCGATCGGTGA
- a CDS encoding DUF302 domain-containing protein produces the protein MSAAAGPQVGFGREVAWGFDEAIARAEQALKAEGFGVLTRIDVKATLKEKLGIDREPMVILGACNPPFAHRALEAEPQVGLLMPCNVVVREQAGKVVVEAMNPELMATMFPDRPLAPIAAEITDRLKRAIAAV, from the coding sequence ATGAGCGCCGCTGCGGGGCCGCAGGTGGGGTTCGGGAGGGAGGTCGCCTGGGGCTTCGACGAGGCGATCGCCCGCGCCGAGCAGGCCCTCAAAGCCGAGGGGTTCGGCGTGTTGACCCGGATCGACGTGAAGGCGACGCTCAAGGAGAAACTCGGCATCGACCGCGAGCCGATGGTGATCCTCGGGGCGTGCAACCCGCCGTTCGCGCACCGCGCGCTCGAGGCCGAGCCGCAGGTCGGGCTCCTGATGCCGTGCAACGTGGTCGTGCGCGAGCAGGCGGGAAAGGTCGTCGTGGAGGCGATGAATCCCGAACTGATGGCGACGATGTTCCCCGACCGGCCCCTCGCGCCGATCGCGGCGGAGATCACCGATCGGCTGAAACGGGCGATCGCGGCGGTGTGA
- a CDS encoding RNA polymerase sigma factor codes for MTDAELLESIHADAPGAFEAFVEAYGDRVYRFGRRMCGDREDAQDVLQDTLIAAYRALKTVEHPEALRSWIYRVASNACLMMRRKGRHEPERELSLEELMPTGPDGPRAEIPDPAMLPDSELAQAEVVARVRAAIGDLPPGLRIVLVMRDMEGLSTQEVGAALGIGESAVKMRLHRARLHLRRLLASSGTGALS; via the coding sequence ATGACCGACGCCGAGCTGCTGGAGTCGATCCACGCCGACGCCCCCGGAGCCTTCGAGGCCTTCGTCGAGGCGTACGGAGACCGCGTCTACCGGTTCGGGCGGAGGATGTGCGGCGATCGCGAAGACGCACAGGACGTCCTGCAGGACACGCTGATCGCGGCGTACCGGGCGCTCAAGACGGTGGAGCATCCCGAGGCGCTGCGCTCGTGGATCTACCGGGTCGCGTCCAACGCCTGCCTGATGATGCGCCGCAAGGGCAGACACGAGCCCGAGCGCGAGTTGTCCCTCGAGGAGTTGATGCCGACCGGTCCGGACGGACCCCGCGCGGAGATCCCGGATCCCGCGATGCTTCCGGATTCGGAGCTCGCCCAGGCCGAGGTCGTCGCGCGCGTTCGCGCCGCGATCGGTGACCTTCCGCCCGGGCTTCGCATCGTTCTCGTCATGCGAGACATGGAAGGGCTCTCGACGCAGGAGGTCGGCGCGGCGCTGGGCATCGGGGAGTCCGCCGTGAAGATGCGCCTCCACCGTGCGCGCCTGCACCTGCGGCGGCTGCTCGCGTCCAGCGGGACGGGGGCGCTGTCGTGA
- a CDS encoding RNA-binding protein has protein sequence MGTRLYVGNLPFSATEQDVQELFARNGRNVTEVKLVTDRDTGRPRGFGFVEMGSQDDADGAIRELHGTQFGGRALTVNEARERQGGGGGGGRGGFGGGGYGGGGGRGGGYGGGGGYGGGGGRGRGGDRY, from the coding sequence ATGGGTACCAGACTCTACGTCGGCAATCTTCCCTTCAGCGCAACCGAGCAGGACGTCCAGGAGCTCTTCGCGCGCAACGGCCGGAACGTGACGGAGGTGAAGCTCGTCACGGACCGTGACACGGGCCGCCCCCGCGGCTTCGGTTTCGTCGAGATGGGAAGCCAGGATGACGCCGACGGCGCGATCCGCGAGCTGCACGGGACGCAGTTCGGCGGCCGCGCCTTGACGGTCAACGAGGCTCGCGAGCGCCAGGGCGGCGGCGGCGGCGGTGGTCGCGGCGGCTTCGGTGGCGGCGGCTACGGCGGCGGCGGTGGTCGCGGCGGTGGCTACGGTGGCGGCGGCGGTTACGGCGGCGGCGGTGGCCGGGGCCGCGGCGGCGACCGCTACTAG
- the topA gene encoding type I DNA topoisomerase, which translates to FVVKASKGHVRDLPKRTLGVDEKTFAPTYTALPEKKKTLIELRKAAKDADAIFLAADPDREGEAICWHLKEELSKDTDVDFRRVLFNEITKKAILAAFDTPRPIDAHKVDAQQTRRILDRLVGYKISPLLWDKVRRGLSAGRVQSVALRMIVEREREIQAFVPREYWSLGAQLAASEPPPFVAKLQAKNGKKLEVESREAIEAVLGELGWKVREARSGEEGGALVLDVEAASPNPVPFKVAKVESKEKKKNPPPPFITSKLQQDAARALGFPVAKTMRVAQHLYEGVELGDRGTVGLITYMRTDSTRISEEAIGAVRDYIAGAYGKDYLPAEPRRYRVAKQAQEAHEAIRPTGLENTPDAVKGFLGRDEFRLYQLIWNRFVASQMETALFDTTRADIAAGPYGFRATGSVLKFPGWLAVYHEGVDEDAKGKEQETEEDGDDEDRRLPPLSAGQELDLRSLLPRQHFTQPPPRYSEAALVKALEENGIGRPSTYAAILATIVNRDYCEKDKGRFTPTELGILVNDLLVASFGDIVDIGYTARLEEELDEIEEGRLDWIDALKEFQGKFEADLARAKKEMRDVKREAIPTDQVCDKCGKPMVQKWGRFGPFLACSGYPECKNTREVGATAAGEDRSEVPAAAKAAKVKAEPDPIETEAEPCENCGKPMVLRKGRFGPFLACSGYPECKTTRRIKINKEGKAEAKAAVMLDEDCPKCGNKLAIKHGRFGEFTACSNYPKCKYIKMKETGVGCPECGKGNIVERKSKRGKVFYGCDRYPDCEFVLWNKPIARACPQCATPYLVEKITKRKGHQILCEKEGCGFEETVEETAGATN; encoded by the coding sequence GATTCGTCGTGAAAGCCTCCAAGGGCCACGTGCGCGACCTTCCCAAGAGGACGCTCGGGGTCGACGAGAAGACCTTCGCGCCGACCTACACCGCCCTCCCCGAAAAGAAGAAGACGCTGATCGAGCTTCGGAAAGCCGCGAAGGACGCCGACGCGATCTTTCTGGCCGCCGACCCCGACCGCGAGGGAGAGGCGATCTGCTGGCACCTCAAGGAAGAGCTGTCCAAGGACACCGACGTCGACTTCCGCAGGGTGCTGTTCAACGAGATCACCAAGAAGGCGATTCTCGCGGCGTTCGACACGCCGCGCCCGATCGACGCGCACAAGGTCGACGCGCAGCAGACCCGCCGCATCCTCGACCGCCTCGTCGGCTACAAGATCAGCCCGCTGCTCTGGGACAAGGTGCGCCGCGGCCTCTCCGCCGGGCGCGTGCAGTCGGTCGCGCTCCGGATGATCGTGGAGCGCGAGCGCGAGATCCAGGCGTTCGTCCCCCGCGAATACTGGTCGCTCGGCGCGCAGCTCGCGGCCTCCGAGCCGCCGCCTTTCGTCGCGAAGCTCCAGGCCAAGAACGGGAAGAAACTCGAGGTCGAGTCGCGCGAGGCGATCGAAGCCGTCCTCGGCGAGCTCGGATGGAAGGTCCGCGAGGCGCGTTCCGGCGAGGAGGGGGGTGCGCTCGTCCTCGACGTCGAGGCGGCGTCGCCCAACCCCGTCCCGTTCAAGGTCGCCAAGGTCGAGTCGAAGGAAAAGAAGAAGAACCCGCCGCCGCCGTTCATCACCTCGAAGCTCCAGCAGGACGCCGCCCGCGCGCTGGGTTTCCCCGTCGCGAAGACGATGCGCGTCGCGCAGCATCTTTATGAAGGCGTGGAGCTCGGCGACCGCGGCACGGTCGGCCTCATCACCTACATGCGTACCGACTCCACGCGCATCAGCGAGGAGGCGATCGGCGCGGTGCGCGACTACATCGCCGGCGCCTACGGAAAGGACTACCTCCCCGCGGAGCCGCGGCGGTACCGGGTCGCGAAGCAGGCCCAGGAGGCGCACGAGGCGATCCGGCCGACGGGGCTCGAGAACACCCCCGACGCGGTGAAGGGGTTCCTCGGCCGCGACGAGTTCCGGCTCTACCAGCTCATCTGGAACCGCTTCGTCGCCTCGCAGATGGAAACGGCGCTGTTCGACACGACCCGCGCCGACATCGCCGCGGGCCCCTACGGGTTCCGCGCGACCGGGTCGGTCCTGAAGTTCCCCGGCTGGCTCGCCGTCTACCACGAAGGGGTGGACGAGGACGCGAAGGGGAAGGAGCAGGAGACGGAGGAGGACGGCGACGACGAGGATCGCCGGCTCCCGCCGCTTTCGGCCGGCCAGGAGCTCGACCTCCGCTCGCTCCTCCCGCGCCAGCACTTCACGCAGCCGCCGCCTCGTTACTCCGAAGCCGCCCTCGTGAAGGCGCTCGAGGAGAACGGCATCGGGCGTCCCTCGACCTACGCCGCGATCCTCGCGACGATCGTGAATCGCGACTACTGCGAGAAGGACAAGGGCCGGTTCACGCCGACCGAGCTCGGCATCCTGGTGAACGACCTTCTCGTCGCGTCGTTCGGCGACATCGTCGACATCGGCTACACGGCCCGGCTCGAGGAGGAGCTCGACGAGATCGAGGAGGGGCGCCTCGACTGGATCGACGCGCTCAAGGAGTTCCAGGGGAAGTTCGAGGCCGACCTCGCCCGCGCGAAGAAGGAAATGCGCGACGTGAAGCGCGAGGCGATCCCGACGGACCAGGTCTGCGACAAGTGCGGCAAACCCATGGTCCAGAAGTGGGGGCGCTTCGGCCCGTTCCTGGCGTGCTCGGGGTACCCCGAGTGCAAGAACACGCGGGAGGTCGGCGCGACCGCCGCCGGCGAGGACCGCTCCGAAGTTCCCGCCGCCGCGAAGGCCGCGAAGGTGAAGGCCGAACCCGATCCCATCGAGACCGAGGCCGAGCCCTGCGAGAACTGCGGGAAGCCCATGGTCCTGAGGAAGGGGCGCTTCGGCCCGTTCCTGGCGTGCTCGGGATACCCCGAGTGCAAGACCACGCGCCGCATCAAGATCAACAAGGAAGGGAAGGCCGAGGCGAAGGCCGCGGTGATGCTCGACGAGGACTGCCCGAAGTGCGGGAACAAGCTCGCGATCAAACACGGCCGCTTCGGCGAGTTCACCGCCTGCTCCAACTACCCCAAGTGCAAGTACATCAAGATGAAGGAGACGGGCGTCGGCTGCCCCGAGTGCGGCAAGGGGAACATCGTCGAGCGGAAGAGCAAGCGAGGGAAGGTCTTCTACGGCTGCGACCGGTACCCCGACTGCGAGTTCGTGTTGTGGAACAAGCCGATCGCCCGCGCCTGCCCGCAGTGCGCGACCCCCTACCTCGTCGAGAAGATCACCAAGCGCAAGGGGCACCAGATCCTGTGCGAGAAGGAAGGATGCGGGTTCGAGGAGACGGTGGAGGAGACGGCCGGCGCGACGAACTGA
- a CDS encoding zf-HC2 domain-containing protein — MTTPHVHGGPECKALFAKLSEYLDGEIDAADCAHVDDHLADCPPCRDFLESLRRTVRLVQSDPGGVLPEEARRAVVESWRRVRRARSRD; from the coding sequence GTGACGACGCCGCACGTGCACGGCGGTCCCGAGTGCAAGGCGCTGTTCGCGAAACTCAGCGAGTACCTCGACGGGGAGATCGACGCGGCGGATTGCGCGCACGTCGACGACCACCTGGCCGACTGTCCGCCCTGCCGGGATTTTCTGGAGTCGTTGCGCCGGACGGTACGCCTCGTGCAAAGCGACCCCGGCGGGGTCCTGCCGGAGGAGGCGCGGCGAGCGGTCGTCGAGTCCTGGCGCAGGGTCCGAAGAGCCAGATCCCGCGACTAG
- a CDS encoding DUF2892 domain-containing protein produces MDVNAWLRAIAGLFVVASTALGYFVNPWFFAFTAFVGVNLFQSAFTGWCPMMTILRKVGVPDVCPR; encoded by the coding sequence ATGGACGTCAACGCATGGCTTCGCGCGATCGCCGGTCTGTTCGTCGTGGCTTCCACGGCGCTCGGCTACTTCGTCAACCCGTGGTTCTTCGCCTTCACCGCCTTCGTGGGGGTGAACCTGTTCCAATCCGCCTTCACCGGCTGGTGCCCGATGATGACGATCCTCCGGAAGGTCGGGGTCCCGGACGTGTGCCCCCGATGA